The Chryseobacterium indologenes genomic sequence GTTGTTTGAGCTGTCGGCGCAGAAGCCACCGGCGCAGCTTTTGGAGTTACCATTACTTTTACCTCCCTTTTATTTCCGTAGCTGTCGGTTAGTTCAACAATTTTTTCAACAGGTTCAGCTTTGACTTCCGGTTGTGGAGCTGCTACTGCCGCTGTTGAGGTTGAATGAGATTTCACCGAAGCGTAGACTGTTTTAAACGGAATAGGATTTTTTCTCACCCCAAAGTTTGATGAAATATAGCCGTCTGTAGGCATTCCCAGCGGTACCTCCATCAATTTTTTCTGAAGGTCCATTAAGTATTGACTATATCGGTTGGCTTGCTTGAAAAGGTAAATGGAATTTGAAATACTGTCCTGGTCGAGCATCATCAGCTTTTCATTAGAAATATCTTTGGATCTGAGGAAAGAATTCAGCTGACCAACGGTCTGATCTACCAGAGTAAGATCAGTTTTCATTTTTAAATAATCTACACTGTCTTTTTCAGTGTTTATTTTCACAAGGTTTACTTCATAGTTCTTGTCATCTTTTTCAGAAAACAGTTTGGCAATAAAGATACC encodes the following:
- a CDS encoding peptidoglycan DD-metalloendopeptidase family protein translates to MKKFLNSKKNVNILLGGLLLVVFGQGIFIAKLFSEKDDKNYEVNLVKINTEKDSVDYLKMKTDLTLVDQTVGQLNSFLRSKDISNEKLMMLDQDSISNSIYLFKQANRYSQYLMDLQKKLMEVPLGMPTDGYISSNFGVRKNPIPFKTVYASVKSHSTSTAAVAAPQPEVKAEPVEKIVELTDSYGNKREVKVMVTPKAAPVASAPTAQTTAQTVATNAPKAGPAEKNNPPAEADQMQFHKGLDIAVAFGSDVRAAAAGTVIFSGQKGGYGNCVIVSHGNGLATLYGHLSQLVSKVNDKVKVGQVIAKSGNSGRSTGPHLHYEVHKNNTPVNPKLFMNL